The Nocardia sp. BMG51109 nucleotide sequence GCTGGGCAGGTCGGACAGCGACAGCACGACCTCGTAGGTGCGTTCGTAGCCGGTGTGGGTGATCCGCCACTGCCCGTCGTCGCACCTCTGGTAGCGGTCGTGGTAGAAGGCCGCGCCGCGCAGCAGCATGTTGTGGCCGGGGATGAGGACGGTGTCGGCCAGATACCAGGTGCCGGTCGCGGTATCGCCCTCGACGTCGATCTCCGGGTGGTCACAGCGATGTTCGGTGATCACGTGCGGGCCGAGCGTATTGCGCATGAACGCCAGGAACGCGTCACGCGATTCGAACTGCAGATACTCGCTGTAAGTCGCCGTCGCCTCGGGAATCATGGTGTCGGCGAAATCATCCCAGGACTTGGTGTCGAGTGCCCGCAGGTACCGGAACTTCAGCCGGCTGATCGCGGAGACGGCGTCGGAATCCATAACTCCACAATCCCACCCGAAAGGGCGATTCTTCGCGTATCGGCAAATCTGTATCGGATTGCTATCGGACGCGTTACGAGCCGTTGATGGAGAAGCAGGTGTGGCAGAAGTCCTCACCGAACTCGGTCAATCGCAGGCTCTTTCGCACGATCTTCGGCACCCGCCCGGCCCGCTTGAGCGCCGTCTCCACCACCGGCTGCACCTCGAGCACCATGTAGCGGCTCAGCACCACCGGATCGTCGGAGCTCAGCAGCAGTCCGAGCCGGTTCAGGTTGATCAGGTACAGCCGGGCCCGGTCCGGGTAGCGCACGCCGGCCTGCTCCGGTACCGAGGTCAGATCGCCGGACACCAGCTCCGACCCGATGCCCAGCGGGCGGTTGGTGCGCACGTCGACCGACGGCTGCGGGCCGTTGAGGGCCATGAACCGCAGGATGCGGGCCTCGTCGGGGGCGAGCTGGTCGAGGATGCGGTCGTAGGCCGGATGCACGTCCTCGGTGAAGTACACATCCGCCGACCGGGCCAGCAGCGCATCGCCGCGGCGGCGCAGGTCGTCCAGGGTGGACGACCGGACGTAGCCGCCCGGGATGACGTGCTGCTGCGGCGGCGGATGACCGTTCGTCGTCGGGACGTAACTGACGATCTCGCGCACCGACCCCTCGGTGACGCCGAGGATGTTGCGGGCCACCGACTGCAGGGCCGCACCGGCCCGCTCGGCGATATCGGCGGAGGACTCGCCGCTGAGTGCGGCCTGGGTGATCTCCCTGGTGACCTCGTACGTGGTGCCGACCGCCCACTGCCCGCTGCGGACCGCGGTGCCGGCGGCCAGGCCGGCGGCACGGAAGACACCGCGAATCAGCCGGGCCTCGTTGCTGATCTGCCGCTGCTCCACATCCGAGCTGCGTTCCACGGCGCGGGAACCGGGTCGGACCACATTCCGGCCGGTCCTGTCGTCTGCCACGTTTTACTCCGATGATTTCGCTGGATGAGCGGGCGTTGGTTCACATTATTGCCGCTGCGGTGGTGATCGTCATTTTTTCTGAATCCACAGTAAGGTCCACCCCGCCGACGGGGTACGTTGAGGTGCCGGTGAGGCGGCGATCGCCGGTTGTGTGGGGTCTGCAGGAGGGTGCCCGTGCTAGACAGTATTTTCGGGATACACCCGACCATCCTGGCGGAATTGATCACGATACCCCTGTTCACCGGCATCATCGGTTACATCACCAACTGGACCGGCGTCCTGATGCTGTTCAAGCCGGTGTACTTCCACGGTGTGCGGGTGCCCGGCCTGCGGTGGCTGTTTCCCTACCTGCCCAAGCGAATTCAGGTGCTGCCGCTGTTGCAGTACGACGGCCGGGCCGGCTGGCAGGGCATCGTGCCCTCGCGCGCGGACAAGATGGCCTCGATCGCCGTCGACAAGGGGCTGTCCAAGCTCGGCAGCGTCGCCGACTTCTATCGCGAGCTGGAACCCGACGCGCTCGCCGAACATCTCGCCGCCATCGCCGACGAGCAGATCCGCGACATCGTCGAGGAGATCGCGGTGCGCGAGCATCCGCAGCTCTGGTACAACCTGCCCGCCCAGCTGCGCGAGGTGGTGCACCAGCGGGTGCGCCAGCAGCTGCCCGACATCCTGCGGGAGCTGACGCAGGAGCTGGGCAGCAATATCGAGCAGCTGCTCGACGTCAAGTCGATGGTCATCCGCTATTTCCAGTCCCGGCCGCAGCTGCTGAACATGGTGTTCCAGGTGCTGGGCGCCAAGGAGCTGCGGTTCATGCAGAACTTCGGCCTCTACTTCGGCGCACCGATGGGCCTGGTGCTGGTCGCCGTCCTGCATCTGACGCACTGGCCGGCGCTGGCGGTGCTGCCGCTGGGCGGGGTGGTCATCGGCTGGGTGGTGAACTGGGTCGGCATCAATCTGATCTTCGTACCCGCGTATCCCAAGTGGTGGTGCCCGTGGCGGCAGGGGCTGCTGATCAAGCGTCAGCCCGAGATCACGCACGGGTACGCGGATCTGGTG carries:
- a CDS encoding nuclear transport factor 2 family protein, producing MDSDAVSAISRLKFRYLRALDTKSWDDFADTMIPEATATYSEYLQFESRDAFLAFMRNTLGPHVITEHRCDHPEIDVEGDTATGTWYLADTVLIPGHNMLLRGAAFYHDRYQRCDDGQWRITHTGYERTYEVVLSLSDLPSLRMTSNRWGLLAREPGMAPGPENTPPPPDSAETMG
- a CDS encoding Abi-alpha family protein → MADDRTGRNVVRPGSRAVERSSDVEQRQISNEARLIRGVFRAAGLAAGTAVRSGQWAVGTTYEVTREITQAALSGESSADIAERAGAALQSVARNILGVTEGSVREIVSYVPTTNGHPPPQQHVIPGGYVRSSTLDDLRRRGDALLARSADVYFTEDVHPAYDRILDQLAPDEARILRFMALNGPQPSVDVRTNRPLGIGSELVSGDLTSVPEQAGVRYPDRARLYLINLNRLGLLLSSDDPVVLSRYMVLEVQPVVETALKRAGRVPKIVRKSLRLTEFGEDFCHTCFSINGS